In Melopsittacus undulatus isolate bMelUnd1 chromosome 6, bMelUnd1.mat.Z, whole genome shotgun sequence, the following proteins share a genomic window:
- the MTERF4 gene encoding transcription termination factor 4, mitochondrial has translation MAGRLLRGCVRAAGLCPRRAFGEAAGLRDMGFSQEQAQRLLGVESRLSPQRREAAVAQLLLLGLNAEAILGLLERRPELLRMPTERLQERAGKLRGLGLDGGQLQRALIRCPELFTLPRKRMAAAVRLLRERCLFTAEQLREVLWTCPNVLLEEPHQLHHHFQYVYFRMGVQQKEMVKARLFRMPFAELRNRHIFLERRGLYQTPCKGQTQTNNPKLKDIIQLSEKDFLANVAHSTPEEFEVFKKLLAREEEEKEEEEEEEENRDALYTEEDEDFDSEGSKPARE, from the exons ATGGCGGGGCGGCTGCTGCGTGGCTGCGTGCGGGCTGCGGGGCTGTGCCCCCGCCGCGCCTTCGGGGAGGCGGCGGGGCTGCGCGACATGGGCTTCAGCCAGGAGCAGGCCCAGCGGCTGCTAGGCGTAGAGTCCCGGCTCAGTCCGCAGCGCCGGGAGGCGGCGgtggctcagctgctgctgctggggctcaaCGCTGAAGCCATCCTCGGCCTGCTGGAGCGGAGGCCGGAGCTTCTGCGGATGCCGACGGAGCGGCTGCAGGAGCGTGCCGGAAAGCTTCGGGGCCTGGGGCTCGACGGAG GTCAGCTGCAGCGGGCCTTGATCCGCTGCCCCGAGCTCTTCACCTTGCCCCGGAAGAGGATGGCGGCGGCGGTGCGGCTGCTGCGGGAGCGGTGCCTCTTCACAGCGGAGCAACTCCGGGAGGTGCTGTGGACCTGTCCCAACGTGCTGCTAGAGGAGCCGCACCAGCTCCACCACCACTTCCAG TACGTGTACTTCAGGATGGGAGTCCAGCAGAAGGAGATGGTGAAGGCCCGCCTTTTCCGAATGCCCTTTGCTGAGCTCAGGAACCGGCACATCTTCCTGGAGCGCCGGGGGCTTTACCAGACCCCGTGCAAAGGCCAGACCCAGACAAATAACCCAAAACTGAAGGACATAATTCAGCTCTCAGAGAAAGACTTCCTGGCCAATGTGGCCCACTCCACTCCAGAGGAGTTTGAGGTCTTCAAGAAACTGCTGGCtcgagaggaggaggagaaggaggaggaggaggaagaggaggagaacagggatgctctgtacacagaggaagatgaagacTTTGACAGTGAAGGAAGTAAACCAGCCCGGGAGTAA